The Gossypium hirsutum isolate 1008001.06 chromosome A03, Gossypium_hirsutum_v2.1, whole genome shotgun sequence genome contains the following window.
ACACTTCTTCTCTTTCGAACGGAAACGTTGAGTGTGTACTGAAAGAGTAAACCATCTCATCGCTCGTGTTATCCTAGGAAAAAGCGTATTACGTAACAAAAACTTAATATGAATCCCATTCTTTTACCTGAAGAGTCCCTTTGACACTTACCTGGTAATTGAGATCTGAATGGCATTCGAGGGAAAGTACTCTGATTGCTGTTGTTTTCCCCGAGATTGGATGCAGTAGATATACTCATCGGACTATCATCGCTCAAATCAATAGACTTTGGCTTGGATTCACTACGGGGTCCGGAAATCCCCTTGGTAACAACACATGGTTCATCAAGCTCAAGCATCAATTGTGTTTCACAAGAGAACTGAATTGAAGTTTCATCAGCAACAACTTTAGATTCATAGCCATTGGTATCGCTATTATTTACCGGTTGGAGATCGGAGACGCATACAATATTATCAAGAACAGATTTTGGTGAAGGATCAGGAGTACCAAGATCCGTACAAGGCTTTTGTACTTCTATTGCAGTTGATAACCAAGGTATACCCTCCCTAACATAGAACAAAATGTAGGCTTCTTGAGAAAGCACTTCTCCTTCCTCAACACTAGTAACCTGCAAAAGATAAAACGTGGCGCCATTATACACCATTCATTCAAGTTTCATCAAAACATCACTACATAACCACATAAATAAGATCCTTCAAAGTTTATAATTTCAGTTAATATTACATTCAATATGCTTGCAGCACAAGCAAAGTTTTAAAACATTGGGGTGATTGAACCCCCCTTTACCTTAATAAGCACGAAAATTCTAATCAAGAAACATATATCGAGACTAGTTGGAACAAATTTGTTTGAGTTCTTACGATTGAATCATTCAAATTATGCCACGTATCTGGAGAGGACCGAATGTAACAAACGTAATGTCCAGAAGTAGGGTTGTATCCAGAGTGCTTCACAACTGCATATAACTGATACTTCAGTTCCTCCTATTACAAAACGAGCACAAACAATATGAGTTTAGCAGTTTTGAACACTAAAAAAGTGgtataattaatcaaaatagaCCATATAAAGCCGACCCCAAAGCAAATGGTGCTACTCACATTATTACTTGTCTGATTGACATTAGTGTAAGGCTGCAAATCCAACTCTAACGGGAAAACAATGTGCTTGTCGATCTTCTTGACGTAGGTTGCTTTAGTCTTAAATCTCTTCAAGTGGAATGCTGCAACCGAAGGAGCCTGGTCTAGCATAAGTTGTTTTTCAACCGACACCTTGTCTTCACAATTCTCACACCTGAACTTTGCAACCAGATCATCTATCTTTTCCACCTTGGTGAAAGACTCTAAAGCACTCGGAAGGGTGTCAACATCTTCGATCTCCAAACTCAAATCAATCAAGGGCTCGTAACTGTAAGAAATGTGACCACAATTGCAACAGCATAGCTGAAACCATCAAAGTAAAGGTATAATCAATAAAAGACTACATTTCTCACTTACTTAGAAATGGCTAATCGAGATCAATTTGGCATTGTTCCTTACTTTGCTAACAAGTCGACCACCAAAAACCTTCTTAACTAAACAAATAGCCGGAGAAGACGAACAATCATCCTTTAGCTTTAAGTCCAAGCAACATTCTTCCAGCCTATTTAACAAGCACTGAAGGAACTCGTGAGCATCCTCTTGTTGATATCTCTCAAAACTAGGTGAGATATCTGGATTTCATGTGTCAAGAATTACAATTAAGAAAGAACTCTTTTCGATAGCACATTGATAACAAATATGGCAATTTCATCAAATTACAAAAGTTAAGCCTAACTACAAAATTCAATTTTGGAACAATAATTAACTATTCAACCAGAAATTAACAAGCAAatgacaaaataaaaacaaaaaaaaagaaaaggatacAGCTCAAATTGTCAAAAATTTTAGATGGTGAAACAACTCCTCCAGATGAATTCAATGAAAGCTCAATGTGATCATGAACAGCACAAAGTAAACAAAAGCTATTAATATTCCCTGACAAATCCAACAAAACTAAATAGTTAGAAACCCCGAAAggatacacatacacatacacatatacatataggATTCACATGGCTGCAAATCATACCATCAACAATAGCACATTTAGGAAAAGAATCATCTATCCCTCATATCCTTCATGTCCATGACATGGTTAGAATTATGTTGCATTGcaatatacgtacatatatacatacacatacatatagGATTCACTTGGCTGCAAATCATACCACCAACAATAACACATTTACGAAAAGAATCATCTATCCCTCATATCCTTCATGTCCATGACATAATTAGACTTATGTTGCATTGCAATATACGTACTTGTACACATagacatacacatacacatacacatacacatacatatatatacatatacaccaAAGGCGAAGACAGGGGGGCAGGCACTGGCCTTGGCCCccaaaaaatggtaaatttgctaCGGAGGCCCTTCAAGTTTTGTCAAATCTTAagttagtataatggtaaaattatactttgacccccCCCAAAAAGTTATTATTCATTTCTGGCCCCTAAAGTAATTTTTTGGATTCACTCCtaatatacacatacatatacaaAAGTTTAAAGGAAAGAGTTCTTACGTTGACAAGGCTTCTCATGATGATTTAAAGACCGAAGACCCAAAACAAAAGGAACAGTATGAGTAAAACATTGTAACACGGCATTGATAAAACATGTGTTACCCAAATTTTCCAGCCCTGCACCCTACAAAATCCAATATCCAAAATGTTCAATTATTCAATCACCATTCAACCAACATATACATACGCACATGAATAATATAAACATACCACTCCAGTTGGTTCATTTGCAATTCTAAAACCTTCATTAGAAGGAACCCAAGGATCATGGGGTTGCTTAGAATCATAAGGGAGTAAAGCTAGGATCTGAGACAATTCGTATTCATCAGAAGAAGACGAAGGGGGTTGTTGATACGTTAACGGAAGCACGTTCAGACCTTCAGGGTTCACCGCCGTTTCATCTTCGAGGAAGCTTTCTAACATGGTGGCAAGATCAAGGGAATCATTAACAGCCACCATTGGAGAAAAAGATGATGACCCAGATAAAGAATCGGGCACTAGAGACGGAACCTGATCGATTTGAGAGGGAGAAGGATCATTTGGTTTATCAGTATACGTTTGGGTTTCCATAGAAAGACGGTGATAAAAGCTTGCAATGAGTTTCGacagaaaaaaaaaggagtttCGGGGAGATTAAGAATTATGTATCTCCAAAAGAAACGAACTTTGGAATCCCCAATCTTGCTGGAATAATTAAGAAGAATAGTGGGGTTTTCTTGGAGAACAATTTTGAAAGGGGGAGGGAAATTTTTTAAGCCGCCATTTCTTTGGTTTTCTTCTCCATTGACTGTATAAAAAATAGACTGCTTACTGTAGAAGGTAAATAAAAAGAGAGAACTGAACAGATCGttttgacttttgagttttggtCAAACCCTCTCTTtttttagggttatttttttGTTTCCCTTTTCAGCTTTGTCGGttaaagaaaattattataaaatgtgagatttcttttttatattttattataaaatcgtttcaatattatttaaatttgattaggTGTGGATTGGGGTATTGATTCGGATAAATATTTTAGATCGGATGAGTTGAGAATTAGTATAAACCTGTTGAATTAACGATTGAACTAGTTGAAtcgatttttaatattttttagttttattaatttttttaatgatttatttaaataaattaacaaaaataataatttgactgattcaaacatCGGTCCAATTTAAAAAAGCTTAATGATTGTATCAATTTAGACAATATTATTGAACCAAAAATCAAAACCAATTGTACtgattaaaaaatatcaaaatcgaGTTTAACCAAAATAACacccaaataatttttttagcttatATCGATAAACCCAAATTCAAGCCCAAATATCCTAAACTGATAAACCCAACAAAAAATGGTAGGcatatcaatcaaaattttaaagataacatattaaatagtaatttttttaaaatttttgaatagttggTGTCGGACAATTTAAGACCCATAAAACTGAGTTAGGTGAAATGAAGTTTGGGCTTGAAGCCTATATTTTCCTTGTTCCAAACCCAAAAATATTATCCAACCCCTAATTAATAAACCCTAAGATCAAAATACCCAATTTTTATCTTTGATTGATACTCTCtccttttccattattttctctccACACTTCCATAGCCGGACTCTTCTCTCTTCTTTCAAAGGAAGGGGTTATTTTTCCCTATTAGGCGATCACCATGGATAAACAGCCATCTGCTTCAAAATCAAGAACACAAAAATCCAAAAAGAGGAGCAGAGATGATAATCAAAATCCTGGTGGGGCAAAACATGAGAATTTGCAAGTAAAAATCCAACTTTTTCAAGACCAACCAAACAAGATTCCACCTTTAGTTGCTTATTTCCCATCTGGTTACAACCCTCAAACTCAACAAAGACAAGATGAAGAAGAACCCAATAACCAGAACAACTCACCCAAGGTCCCGAAGGTCAAGGTTTATAGAAACATGGCTCAAAGAAAGGGTAATAGGCTTCAAGTTGTGGTTAGCCCTGGTGGGTCAAATGTGGATTTTGTTGGGTCAAGTTTTACAGGTGAGGCTGCTGCTGCACAAGTTTGTAGGTACTCACTTGGGGTTCTTGATAAAGAGGCTGGGACTCTCAAAATTATCCCTATTGCTACTAATAAGGTAACATTTTTtctatgtatatgtatgtatgtgtattTTCTCATTTGTATAACTACTAGCTGTAAGTTATATAATGGAGATGTATGTCTATGTGTATGTGTATTCTCTTATTTGTGTAACTACTGTTCCTTAAGTTATAtagtgtatgtgtatgtgtatgtgtatgtgtatgtgtatgtgtatgtgtatgtgtatgtgtatgtgtatgtgtatgtgtatgtgtatgtgtatgtgtatgtgtatgtgtatgtgtatgtgtatgtgtatgtgtatgtgtatgtgtatgtgtatgtgtatgtgtatgtgtatgtgtatgtgtatgtgtatgtgtatgtgtatctGTATGTGTAtctgtatgtgtatgtgtatgtgtatgtgtatgtgtatgtgtatgtgtatgtgtatgtgtatgtgtatgtgtatgtgtatgtgtatgtgtatgtgtatgtgtaactACTGGCCTTAAGTTATATAATGGAGAggtatgtgtatgtgtgtgtatgtgtatgtgtatgtgtatgtgtatgtgtatgtgtatgtgtatgtgtatgtgtatgtgtatgtatcCTCTTATTTGTGTAACTACTGGCCCTAAGTTATATAATGGAGATgtatgtgtatatgtgtattcTCTTATTTGTGTAACTACTGGCCCTTAAGTTATATAATGAAGATGTTTGTGGTAAGGGAAATCATGTTGCTATCGAACAAGATGTTTATTATGGTTTTTAGTTAATGTAATTGGCTTTGCGTGATTTAATTGTAGATATTTAGATTGGAACCGAGAGTTAGAACTGCCGAGACTGCTAATGAAGAAGCTTCGAATTCCACAAAGAGTGAACTTACTGCCAATAGAATGGACAAGCTGGGAGAGCTTACTGCACTTTACGgaacaaagagagagagaaagaaggtTTGGCCTTTTCGTATTT
Protein-coding sequences here:
- the LOC107950189 gene encoding ubiquitin carboxyl-terminal hydrolase 20 isoform X3, producing METQTYTDKPNDPSPSQIDQVPSLVPDSLSGSSSFSPMVAVNDSLDLATMLESFLEDETAVNPEGLNVLPLTYQQPPSSSSDEYELSQILALLPYDSKQPHDPWVPSNEGFRIANEPTGVGAGLENLGNTCFINAVLQCFTHTVPFVLGLRSLNHHEKPCQRNINSFCLLCAVHDHIELSLNSSGGVVSPSKIFDNLSYISPSFERYQQEDAHEFLQCLLNRLEECCLDLKLKDDCSSSPAICLVKKVFGGRLVSKLCCCNCGHISYSYEPLIDLSLEIEDVDTLPSALESFTKVEKIDDLVAKFRCENCEDKVSVEKQLMLDQAPSVAAFHLKRFKTKATYVKKIDKHIVFPLELDLQPYTNVNQTSNNEELKYQLYAVVKHSGYNPTSGHYVCYIRSSPDTWHNLNDSIVTSVEEGEVLSQEAYILFYVREGIPWLSTAIEVQKPCTDLGTPDPSPKSVLDNIVCVSDLQPVNNSDTNGYESKVVADETSIQFSCETQLMLELDEPCVVTKGISGPRSESKPKSIDLSDDSPMSISTASNLGENNSNQSTFPRMPFRSQLPG
- the LOC107950189 gene encoding ubiquitin carboxyl-terminal hydrolase 20 isoform X1, with the translated sequence METQTYTDKPNDPSPSQIDQVPSLVPDSLSGSSSFSPMVAVNDSLDLATMLESFLEDETAVNPEGLNVLPLTYQQPPSSSSDEYELSQILALLPYDSKQPHDPWVPSNEGFRIANEPTGVGAGLENLGNTCFINAVLQCFTHTVPFVLGLRSLNHHEKPCQRNINSFCLLCAVHDHIELSLNSSGGVVSPSKIFDNLSYISPSFERYQQEDAHEFLQCLLNRLEECCLDLKLKDDCSSSPAICLVKKVFGGRLVSKLCCCNCGHISYSYEPLIDLSLEIEDVDTLPSALESFTKVEKIDDLVAKFRCENCEDKVSVEKQLMLDQAPSVAAFHLKRFKTKATYVKKIDKHIVFPLELDLQPYTNVNQTSNNEELKYQLYAVVKHSGYNPTSGHYVCYIRSSPDTWHNLNDSIVTSVEEGEVLSQEAYILFYVREGIPWLSTAIEVQKPCTDLGTPDPSPKSVLDNIVCVSDLQPVNNSDTNGYESKVVADETSIQFSCETQLMLELDEPCVVTKGISGPRSESKPKSIDLSDDSPMSISTASNLGENNSNQSTFPRMPFRSQLPGKCQRDSSVHTQRFRSKEKKCAINRRRAVNRPRVLHRRSEAMRHVKRMLSQRGMKSMALLALQPVGKMKRRR
- the LOC107950189 gene encoding ubiquitin carboxyl-terminal hydrolase 20 isoform X2 — encoded protein: METQTYTDKPNDPSPSQIDQVPSLVPDSLSGSSSFSPMVAVNDSLDLATMLESFLEDETAVNPEGLNVLPLTYQQPPSSSSDEYELSQILALLPYDSKQPHDPWVPSNEGFRIANEPTGVGAGLENLGNTCFINAVLQCFTHTVPFVLGLRSLNHHEKPCQRNINSFCLLCAVHDHIELSLNSSGGVVSPSKIFDNLSYISPSFERYQQEDAHEFLQCLLNRLEECCLDLKLKDDCSSSPAICLVKKVFGGRLVSKLCCCNCGHISYSYEPLIDLSLEIEDVDTLPSALESFTKVEKIDDLVAKFRCENCEDKVSVEKQLMLDQAPSVAAFHLKRFKTKATYVKKIDKHIVFPLELDLQPYTNVNQTSNNEELKYQLYAVVKHSGYNPTSGHYVCYIRSSPDTWHNLNDSIVTSVEEGEVLSQEAYILFYVREGIPWLSTAIEVQKPCTDLGTPDPSPKSVLDNIVCVSDLQPVNNSDTNGYESKVVADETSIQFSCETQLMLELDEPCVVTKGISGPRSESKPKSIDLSDDSPMSISTASNLGENNSNQSTFPRMPFRSQLPVHTQRFRSKEKKCAINRRRAVNRPRVLHRRSEAMRHVKRMLSQRGMKSMALLALQPVGKMKRRR